AGCAGGATGCGGAACGCGTCGAACAGCCCCACCAGCGCCATCAGCACGACAGACGCCGAGAGCTGCAGCCAGTACGGGCGCACGTAGCGCAGCAGCCGCATTAACTGCCGCATGGGATTCCTAGGGTTGTCGAGGGTGCTTGCAAGAGATTGATTCTACAGCAGCCGAAACCTCAACTTCGCGCAGCGGGGTGGCAGGATCAGCTGGCTGGACTTCGTCATTTCGGACTGTCCCGGTGGACGACTTTCACCCGGTATCCTTCTTCCGCCAAGCGCTTGTGCACGTCTTCCGCGATCATCACCGAGCGATGCTGCCCGCCGGTGCAGCCGAATCCGATCGTGAGGTAGCTCTTCCCTTCACGCACGTAGTGGGGAAGCAGGTAGGCGAGCATGTCGGTGACCTTACGGATGAACTGCCGCGTCTGCGGGAAGCCGCGGATGTACTGCGCCACCGCGGGATCGCGCCCGGTCAGCGGCCGATACTTGGGGATGAAGTGCGGGTTGGGCAGGAAGCGCACGTCGAACACCAGGTCGGCGTCTTCCGGAACGCCATTCTTGTAGCCGAAGCTCATGCACGAGACCAGGATGTTCTTTTCCGTAGGCGCGTGCTGGAATCGTCGGGTGATATGCGCGCGCAGCTCATGCACGTTGAACTTGGTGGTATCGACGACCATGTCGGCCATCGCGCGGATCGGCCGCAGGCGCTTGCGCTCGTTATGGATCGCCATCTTCACCGGCGATTCTTTGCC
This window of the Acidobacteriota bacterium genome carries:
- the rapZ gene encoding RNase adapter RapZ; its protein translation is MPQRRKSSSHPAKSRRLARTAGTELVVITGMSGSGKASVLKAFEDMGYYAVDNLPVELIPHFAELARESSQIERAALVADVREGHGLSRLPAILKTLKRSLPTRVVYLEASDEALLRRFSETRRPHPLGKESPVKMAIHNERKRLRPIRAMADMVVDTTKFNVHELRAHITRRFQHAPTEKNILVSCMSFGYKNGVPEDADLVFDVRFLPNPHFIPKYRPLTGRDPAVAQYIRGFPQTRQFIRKVTDMLAYLLPHYVREGKSYLTIGFGCTGGQHRSVMIAEDVHKRLAEEGYRVKVVHRDSPK